The region TACATGGAAGAGTGCTGATTTAAACAGCAAATTGGTTATCTTCAAAAAAGAATTTATCAAAAACATTGAGGGCGGCTTTGCACCAAATGTGCTCAACCCAAAAATAGCACCACTGTATATCAGCTCAATACTAGAGCTCTTCCATGCCAGATTTTCTAATTTCATGCCTTCTGTATTTGAAGGTTTTATCTGTGAAATGCCGGCTTACAAACCTAATGAGTGTGCTATTCCCTGGGATGATGATCTGATAACAAAATACAGAGCAAAATACAAAAGAGACCTACTAGCCCTGTTACCAGCAATCTTTTCATCAGATTCCCACTCCTATAGAATTCGTGCTCAGGTCTATGATTTTATTTTTCAGTCGATGTATGAGCGTTTCGCTCTTGTACTGGGGCAATGGGCAAAAAAATATCGTTTATCCCAGTGGGTGCTTTGTCCCGAGAGAGCAATGGATAAAAAGGAGAATTCTCTTCGTGATAATTTTGTCCCTCAGGAGCGGTTAGTCGCCGTGGGGATGCAAAACTTAGATGGAACAGATGAAAACATCTCAGTTTTGCGTACTTTGGCCGATTGTAATTCAAATGAGTACCGACGTGAGACCATAACCGTAATAGGAAGAAACAGTACTAACAGGGGAGCCACAATTCAAAGTCTTAAGAGTGAGATAGATCAAAGCTTACTCAGTGGTCCGTCAAAAATTCTTATGGATGGATTTTATTTTAATGTCGATCAGCGCAGTTATTCAAAAACGCCCCACAATGTTTTTTGGTATTCTTCTGAATGGCGGGATTTAGCTCAGCTGTGTACATATTCTTCAAAAACACAATCGCTTATTAAAGAGCTGCAAGGGGTCCGCCAGATAGCGATTCTCTCTCCATGCAGCACGTTATTTTCGCAACATTTGCCTCAAAATAGTGGGTTGGCTCAACGTGGGCTTGAGCAGTTTGAGCATACAGTTAAAGAGCTTATGAGCCTTGATGTTGACATTGATATTATCAGTGAGGACCTTCTTCTTAGATGTACGGTAAGACAAAATGGTGACTTTAATACCAGTGATCGCATAAGGAAAGGTAATTATACTGTTCTTATTCTACCCTATGCACCTTTTATCTCAAGAAGCGTACTTGTGTTTATTGAAAAGCTTGTATCCAAACAGGGTAATGTGATTTTTGTAGAACAAGGCCCTGAAGGCACCTTTGAAGATGGCATAAGTCCTCAGGTAACATCAAGAATCGACAAACTTACTTCTTCATCAAAAAAAGGTGCTGTTAAAATAATTGGTCTTCAGGATATAGCTAATGCAGTATCTTCCGTTAAAGGTGAAATTTCTCTTAAAGATTGCTCCGGTAAACCCTGTAATGATATTTATACTTCTTATTACAAAGGAAACACATACGATATTTATATTATAAAAAATAACTCAGACCTACAGGAGCAAAATGTTACTGTTGAACTTTCTAAAGATAAAAATCTGTTTATAATTGACCCTGTCTCTTCAGGGTTTTCAAAAATAGACTCAGCAGAAAATGATGGAAAAGCAACTATTTGTTTATCTCCCATGCAAACACTTTTTATAGCAATTACTCCATCACCATGCCAGGAAGAATCGGGCAATACTTTCAATGCAGTTACTCTTCCACAAAGAAGTTATAGAATGGTACTTAAAGAACAGTGGCAATTCAAGCCGCTTAGTTTAAACTCACTACCTCTTGCAAACTGGACAACCCGCATGGGGCTTAGCCGTGAGACGGGTACTATCATTCATTTTTATGAATCTATATATGAAGTCAGAGCTGTTCCTGATAGGTGCTTTTTTGTGTCTGCTGAGCCTTTAAATAACCAACCGTTTGCACTTATCTCAAATGGGATGAAGATCAAACCAGTAGATCCGCAAATGTTACTTGATTGTGCTGCGAAAAGCGAGGCTGAGAGCCTTTTGAATCTCTTTGGACGTCGTACTCTTATATACGATATACAAGAAAGCGTAGTAAAAGGGTTTAATCGTATCTCGCTTCGAATGCCCCCATTTGTTATAGAGCCCAGGCCTTTAACTTATCCCCCCCTTGTACTGGGGACATTTTCTATATTTAAGGGGGGCCAGGGTTGGGCATTGGATGAGCACACATCTGTTGCGGGACAGGGGTCATGGACAAAGTACGGTTATCCCTACCTATCCGGCAGTGCCCGTTACTCCCAATCTTTTGAAATCCCCAATGAGTACAAAAAACTGATACTTAGGATCGGTCAGGCATCTGGTACTGTATATGCCTCGGTGAATGATAAAGGTATAGTGGGCCCATTAAGCTGGCAACCTCTTGAAGCAGACATAACTCCGTTGTGTGATTCAAGGCGTAACGAAATCTCTTTGACCGTTTGTAACTCATTTGATAATATTTTAAGAATGAATGGTCGTCCATCTGGCCTGATCGGTGATGTGTACATAGATGTCTATTAATACTATAAAAAGAAATAACCAACCAGTAGCAATACCAGAAACAGACCTGGCAGTGATTGGTAGAATGCAGGAGCAGCTTGATTGCGTAATTTTGCTTGAAACCGCTACACCTTCAGCAGAAAACCCTCATTCATATCTTTTTACCAGCCCCAAACAGGTAGTATCCACAAGCGAGTTCTCCAAAGTAGAATCCTGCCTTCGTGATATTGCTCTATTGTCCCAAAAAAATTGGCTTGCAGGGTACATTGGCTATGAAACTGCGGCTGCCCTGGAAAACAAGATATTTCAAAAAAACATTTCAGGCAAACTACTGTGGTTTGCCGCTTTTTCACCGCCCTGGATTTTTGACCATTTCAAAAGTAAGTGGAACAGACCCTTACCAAAATTTAGCATCGATAGGAAAAACGTAGGCGTTCCAAAGCCAGCACTTGATCTCTCAATTGATTATAATAGTTATAACTCAAAGATAAAAAAGATTAAAAACTACATAGCTAACGGAGATACTTACCAGGTAAACTTTACATTTGATGTGTCTTTTGATAGTCAGAGCAGTAAACCATTTGAGCTATACCGTGCACTCAGAGAGAATCAAAAAGCCCCATACTGCGCTTTCGTTAAAACACCAACATTTCAGGCTCTTTCTTTTTCTCCCGAACTTTTCTTCAACATTACTGACTCAGTAATAACGGTTAAACCAATGAAAGGTACCGCGCCACGTGGGCGTTTTTTTCGTGAAGATAATGAGGCTATAGCTAAGCTTGCTCAAAGTGAAAAAGACAGAAGCGAAAATGTGATGATTGTTGATTTGCTCAGAAATGATCTGGGAAAAATATGCGACATTAGCTCTGTTAAAACAGAAAAGCTTTTTGAAATTGAAACACACAGAACCGTTCATCAGATGACTTCAACAATTAAGGGAAAGCTCAGAGAGAATATCGACTTTTATGATATCATTAAAGCTCTTTTTCCCTGTGGGTCTGTAACGGGCGCCCCAAAGGTAAGAACAATGCAGATAATCTCTGAGCTGGAGGATGGATTTAGGGGAATTTACTGTGGAGCTTTGGGTTTTGTTTCTCCTGAGGGGCAATCTGTTTTTAATGTACCCATCCGTACGCTTCAAAAAGAAAAGAATGATGCTAAATGGCGCTACAGGGTTGGAAGTGGTATTGTAGCTGATTCTCGTTCAGATCTTGAATGGGAAGAATGTAAAGTTAAGTGCAGATTTCTTCAGCAAGAAGCCCGGCCTTTCTATTTGTTTGAGTCTATTTATTACCGATATGGACAACCGTTATATGAAAACGATCATATAAAAAGGCTACAATCCTCAGCCCGGTTTTTTCAGTTTTTGCTAAGAGAGGATCTGCTTAGAGCCACTCTTTTTGAGATCGCTAATGCGATTAGTTCAGTACCTCGCTGCAAAGTAAAGCTCATGCTGCTATCCGATGGTACTCTTAGGTGGGAATATAGCGGAATAGAAGTACATAACAGGACCAGCAAATACAAATGCATTGTATCAACCAAAGCTGTTAACAGTAACAATATCTACCTTTTTCATAAAACAAGCCATAGGCCATGGTATAGTGAGTCTATGCAGATGATAAAAGACGGTGAAGTATGGGACGTTATTCAGTTTAATGAATCCGGCGAGGTCACGGAAGGAGCCAGAAGTAATGTCTTTATCAAAAAGGCTGGTAAACTACGTACGCCACCTCAGCACTGTGGTCTACTGAATGGTGTGCTTAGAAGTAAATTGATAGCAAAAGGCATATGTACACAGGAAATAATAAAATTAGAGGATCTATATGAAAATGAATTGTTTCTGGGCAATTCTGTACGGGGATTGGTAAGAGTAGAGATTGAGTAATCTTTACTGTTTCTCTGCTCGTTCTATGTGATCAATTTCAAACGGTTTACCCCACATATGTATTCCAACCACATCCTCTGCTACACTGCCACTGAACGTTACCTTCAAACCATCTTCCCTAAATTCTTCCGGTAGATTGATAGGTCTGTACCTTTCACCTTCTTCGGTAATAATCCCGTAAAAACCACCCTCAAGATCAATATAGGTAATTGTGCCAGAGTATTGTGTAGGGTTACAAGCGCTCAAAAGAAACATCACTGTCGTTAGGGTAATTATTTGTTTCACCAGTACCTCCATAAGAGAATATAGTTTTAAGCGGATTATTAATTCAATTGAAACACTTTTTATTGGCACTCGCTTCGCTTTTTAACATTATTTATCATTAAAATATCAGTTTCCTACCCGGAGGAACTATGCTACTTGGTGATTTTCTTACTCATAGTGCAGAAAAATTTACCCAAAAAACCGCTATAGTGCAGCAAAGCAGGGAGATAAGCTACGGGCAGTTGAATAACAAAGTAAACTGTTTGGCTAATTCCCTCGTCAAAATGGGAATAAAAAAACAGGATAGAGTTGCTGTTTATCTTGAAAATTCAATAGAATCAGTGATATCGATCTTTGCAATTCTTAAAGCCGGTGGGGTGTTTTTGGTCATTAACCCCCAGGTAAAAAGTAAAAAGCTTTTTTATATACTTAACGACTGTCAGGTTCGGTTAATAATTACTGATTTAAACGGAAAGGAGCAGGTTGCTCAGGGGGGTATAGACAATGCAACCAGCTTAACCACAATTATACTTACAGCTTACGAGGCATTATCTTCTTCTCAAAACCGAAATAATATTCAGAATTCGACATACAATAACACTATAGATTTCAATTCTTTATTAGAGGTTGGAACAGAGAATGAACCCGATAACAGAAGCATCGATATCGACCTTGCATCTCTAACATACACTTCAGGTTCAACCAATGAGCCTAAAGGTGTCATGCTTACCCATCAAAATATGGTTACAGCAGCCACCTCAATAACTCAGTATCTTGAAAATACCAATACTGATATCGTATTAAATTATCTTCCTCTTTCCTTCGATTATGGCTTGTACCAGGCACTTATGACGATAAAATTTGGTGGAACATTGGTACTGGAAAAAGCTTTTGTTTATCCTTTTCAGGCAATACAAAAAATTAAACAATTTAAAGTTACAGGATTTCCAATTGTACCTGCAATGGTTGTACTAATAAGCGTTTTAAAAAATATAAACCCTGAAGATCTATCATCAGTCAGATATATAACCAATACCGGTCAGGCGCTTGCACTATCACACATTGAAGCTTTAGAGGGTATTTTCCCCTCTGCCCGAATATATTCAATGTATGGCCTTACCGAGTGTAAGCGTGTTACCTATCTGCCCCCCGCTGAACTCAAAAATCGTCCCCTATCTGTAGGAAAAGCTATTCCAAATACCGAAGTTTGGCTTGTAGATGAAAATGGAAACAAGATAAATGAGCCACATAGGGAGGGGGAACTCGTTATCAGAGGAGCACATGTGATGAAAGGGTACTGGAATAAAGAGGGAGAATCAAAAAAAGTGCTTAAAAAGGGAATATACCCTGGTGAAAAAGTACTCATGAGTGGGGACTTTTTTAAAATGGATGAAGAGGGCTACCTTTATTTTATTTCACGAAAGGATGAAATTATAAAAAGCGGAGCAGAGCGAGTAAGTCCAAAGGAAATTGAGGATGTTCTGTATGGCCTCAGTGGTGTGGAAGAGGTGGCTGTAATTGGTGTGCCAGATAAAATACTGGGTAATGCACTGAAGGCATTTTTAGTTTTTAAAGAGGGAAAACGACTATCTAAAGACCAAATATTAGATTTTTGCTCCATCAAGTTGGAACGTAACAGAATACCAAAACATTTTGAGATAATGAAGTCACTTCCCAAGTCTAACAATGGAAAAATTAGAAAAAAAGGGCTGTATGAGCAAAAGGAGGCTGAAGAGACTTCATAAAATTATCACCAGTTTAGACCCAGCACTAAATTTGTTTAGACTATTATGCACTAAATATAAAAATAGTATAAATGTAGTGCGCAAGATTTTATTTTGTAGTAGAATGTACGATAAGATCTGTACCCCTTCTTATTTAAGGTATTATTTGCCGGATCTAAGATCCTTGTAGTTTTGCGGAGATTCTTTGATGTCTAATTTGCGAATACTAATGGTTGAAGATAACGAAAGCGATGCACTGCTGATTGATCGCCACTTGTCAAAACACGGCTTCGATTTTAGCTGTAAAAGAGTTGATAAATCAAGCCATCTGAAAGATGCACTTAAAAGTCAGAAATGGGATATTGTAATAACCGACTATACCCTGCCGGAGATGAATGGCCTTGATACTCTAAAAATCATAAAGGATAGTGGGTTAGACATTCCTATAATTATGGTTTCTGGAAATATTGGGGAAGATGCGGCTGTAGAAGTCATGAGAGCCGGGGTGAACGATTTTATAAACAAGGATAATTTAGGTCGGCTTGTTCCTGCAATTAAGCGTGAGCTTAAAGAACTTGAGCATCGAAAAGAACATCGGGAAACCATGAAAGAGCTTGAAGATGCCAGGGAAGAGATGGAGCTGAATCGACGCCGTGAGCATGAAGTTAAGCTTTTGGGAAAAATAGTTTCCGGAATTGCTCATGAAGTCAGAAATCCTTTAAACGCTATCTCTGCCTTGCTTGAAGCTTTATACCAGGAGTTAGAAGGTGTTAAAGATTTGCAGATGTATAAAACGTACATAAACTCACAAGTTGAACGATTAAACCTTCTTATGAAAGACCTTCTGGAGCTGGGTAAAACAGACAGTACCAGTGGCTTTGAGAGGTTAAATTTTGTTGACCTGTGCTGCTCAGCAATAGATCAATGGAATAAAGAGAGGGATAAGAAAACAAGCAAAGTAGTCTTCCATAATCTTAAAAACCTGAATTCTCTTGAAGCTAACGGAGATTACTCACGCTTAAAACAGGTTTTGTTTAATTTATTTCAAAACGCCAGTTTTTACAGCCCAGAAAATAAAGATATCGATCTGTTTTTAGATTACGAAAAAAATGATAATACTATACTAATCGATGTAGTAGATCAGGGTGAAGGGATTGCGCCAGAATATTTAGACAATATTTTTGATCCGTTTTTCACCACAAAAAAGGCAGGTACCGGACTTGGCCTGGGCATAGCCCGTCGAATAGTAGAGGCCCACCAGGGATCACTTATGCTCAAAAACAATGATAATAAAAAAGGGTGTACTGCACACATCAAAGTTTCCTTAAACAGAAACAACTCTGTTTAAGGGGCATTCTTCTTTTGCCTGAACATCCTGCGCTTATGAGCTACACTTCTCTCTCTTAAACTTAAGATAGCTATTTGCAGTGTGATCCCTTTATTGCAACATTAGCAGCAAAGCTCTGAGCAGAAAGCAAAACCGCAGAGCTATACCCACTCATGCCTGTGATCGATGGCAAATTGTTCAAAAGAAGTAGGTTCTCGTCCTAAAATGTAGCCAAGATCCTGTGCTATGTTTTCGCACCAACCATGCCTTGCTATTTCGTAAAGACCAACCATGTATTCCACCTCCTGTTCAGTATAACCTCTTTCAAGAAGAATCTTCCACATTTGGTTATGACTGATAGGTTTGTATCTGATTTTACGTCCTGTTACATTAGTAAGTATATCAGCAATCTGGTAATGATTGAGTGCTTGTGCTCCGGTTAAAACAAACATTTGATTCTGGTACTTCTCTCTGATGAGAATGTCTGCAACAGTCTCAGCGACATCACGTGTATCCACAAAAGAAATCTTGGCATCATTTGCAGGTAATTGAATCAACGAGTCGCGACGAATCCCATCTGAAGCAAGTTCCTTAAAAAACTGCATGAAAAGATTAGGGCGAATAATTGTGTAATTCATTCCACAGTTTTGAAGACACTTTTCAGCAATCATTAAAGGAGAGTCTCTGTTTTCACCGACTATACCCATTCCCACAATATGTTTTACCCCATAAAAACGCGCCTGTTCCATAAATGGAAGAAGAAAGTCATCTACACGAGGGTAATTCATTGGAAATCCCAGAAAAACACTGGAAGTCCCTTTGAGCGCATTAGAATAAGTACGGGGATTTTCAAAATCAAAATGAACAACAGGACATTCGCGGGTAACCGATTGCGCCTCTTCAGTATCTCTGGCAGCAATTTTTACGCAATTACCTTTACGGAGAATCTGACGAATTATCTCTTTTTCCAGCATTCCGGTCGACTCAGTCACCATTATTGTCGTCTTTAACATGCAACCTCCTAGAAAAATTCTTCAGATAATCTATAAAAGACTACGATTCTACAGGGCGTTTTCTTCAGACTTTTATACAGCAGGTCGTTTTCGCATACGTTCTGTGGTGTTGGCATACATTTTGTTCCTTTTTAGTCACTG is a window of Chitinispirillales bacterium ANBcel5 DNA encoding:
- the pabB gene encoding aminodeoxychorismate synthase component I, which translates into the protein MSINTIKRNNQPVAIPETDLAVIGRMQEQLDCVILLETATPSAENPHSYLFTSPKQVVSTSEFSKVESCLRDIALLSQKNWLAGYIGYETAAALENKIFQKNISGKLLWFAAFSPPWIFDHFKSKWNRPLPKFSIDRKNVGVPKPALDLSIDYNSYNSKIKKIKNYIANGDTYQVNFTFDVSFDSQSSKPFELYRALRENQKAPYCAFVKTPTFQALSFSPELFFNITDSVITVKPMKGTAPRGRFFREDNEAIAKLAQSEKDRSENVMIVDLLRNDLGKICDISSVKTEKLFEIETHRTVHQMTSTIKGKLRENIDFYDIIKALFPCGSVTGAPKVRTMQIISELEDGFRGIYCGALGFVSPEGQSVFNVPIRTLQKEKNDAKWRYRVGSGIVADSRSDLEWEECKVKCRFLQQEARPFYLFESIYYRYGQPLYENDHIKRLQSSARFFQFLLREDLLRATLFEIANAISSVPRCKVKLMLLSDGTLRWEYSGIEVHNRTSKYKCIVSTKAVNSNNIYLFHKTSHRPWYSESMQMIKDGEVWDVIQFNESGEVTEGARSNVFIKKAGKLRTPPQHCGLLNGVLRSKLIAKGICTQEIIKLEDLYENELFLGNSVRGLVRVEIE
- a CDS encoding AMP-binding protein, with protein sequence MLLGDFLTHSAEKFTQKTAIVQQSREISYGQLNNKVNCLANSLVKMGIKKQDRVAVYLENSIESVISIFAILKAGGVFLVINPQVKSKKLFYILNDCQVRLIITDLNGKEQVAQGGIDNATSLTTIILTAYEALSSSQNRNNIQNSTYNNTIDFNSLLEVGTENEPDNRSIDIDLASLTYTSGSTNEPKGVMLTHQNMVTAATSITQYLENTNTDIVLNYLPLSFDYGLYQALMTIKFGGTLVLEKAFVYPFQAIQKIKQFKVTGFPIVPAMVVLISVLKNINPEDLSSVRYITNTGQALALSHIEALEGIFPSARIYSMYGLTECKRVTYLPPAELKNRPLSVGKAIPNTEVWLVDENGNKINEPHREGELVIRGAHVMKGYWNKEGESKKVLKKGIYPGEKVLMSGDFFKMDEEGYLYFISRKDEIIKSGAERVSPKEIEDVLYGLSGVEEVAVIGVPDKILGNALKAFLVFKEGKRLSKDQILDFCSIKLERNRIPKHFEIMKSLPKSNNGKIRKKGLYEQKEAEETS
- a CDS encoding response regulator; the protein is MSNLRILMVEDNESDALLIDRHLSKHGFDFSCKRVDKSSHLKDALKSQKWDIVITDYTLPEMNGLDTLKIIKDSGLDIPIIMVSGNIGEDAAVEVMRAGVNDFINKDNLGRLVPAIKRELKELEHRKEHRETMKELEDAREEMELNRRREHEVKLLGKIVSGIAHEVRNPLNAISALLEALYQELEGVKDLQMYKTYINSQVERLNLLMKDLLELGKTDSTSGFERLNFVDLCCSAIDQWNKERDKKTSKVVFHNLKNLNSLEANGDYSRLKQVLFNLFQNASFYSPENKDIDLFLDYEKNDNTILIDVVDQGEGIAPEYLDNIFDPFFTTKKAGTGLGLGIARRIVEAHQGSLMLKNNDNKKGCTAHIKVSLNRNNSV
- a CDS encoding NmrA family NAD(P)-binding protein gives rise to the protein MLKTTIMVTESTGMLEKEIIRQILRKGNCVKIAARDTEEAQSVTRECPVVHFDFENPRTYSNALKGTSSVFLGFPMNYPRVDDFLLPFMEQARFYGVKHIVGMGIVGENRDSPLMIAEKCLQNCGMNYTIIRPNLFMQFFKELASDGIRRDSLIQLPANDAKISFVDTRDVAETVADILIREKYQNQMFVLTGAQALNHYQIADILTNVTGRKIRYKPISHNQMWKILLERGYTEQEVEYMVGLYEIARHGWCENIAQDLGYILGREPTSFEQFAIDHRHEWV